Genomic DNA from Macadamia integrifolia cultivar HAES 741 chromosome 6, SCU_Mint_v3, whole genome shotgun sequence:
ATTACATAATAATCAACAAACCAATTAATGACATCTCTGCAAGTATCTCCCATCAGTTTTAGCCTCCTAAAGGTCACAATGTTCAATGCTTACCAATGACTCTCTGTAGTGATTGCTTGATCATTCCGGCAGAAGCGACGGCAACTCCCCTAAACTGCAGCCAAATTCCCTAGTGAGTCAACATTTTAGTGAAGACCCAtctagaaaaagaagaattctTATTTGAGTATCATAGATACAAACCTCAGATTTGATGGACAGTATAAGAATGCCATCGACAGTGGAAGATTGAACCATCTGAACATCTAAATTGAGATTGCTTATGGCATCTATAATGTGGAGCAACAAAGACTCCCTCCAAGAACACCTTATGTCAATCAGAACTTCTTTCTCATTCATAACAACAGTGAGATTGGCTGCCAAACCATCTTTTGATGAAGCCCAATCAAGTTCCACTTCTGTTTCATCAATGTCAGAAGCCTTCCTCTTGTTAATTGCGGTCTTCCTTTCATTTGCAATGTCTCTATGGACATAGTTGTCTGATGTCCTCTCTGCTATATCTGGGtgcttccttctttctcttgctTCATACTCTGCCAATTCCCTGCATGATTCCAACTCTTCCACCCTTCTCTCAAGCTCTTTCAGGTAATCTATTGTATCACCAAGGATAGATGCTTTGTCAACCTGCCAAATATGCAAACAGTATTAAAATTTCTCACCATGAATGGATCTTAAGAGAATCTCCTAAGAATAGTAGTTCAAGTACCTTTCCAACAGAAGGAACTAGGGACTTCAGGATATGAAATTTTTCCTTCagtttcccccttcttcttctctctgacAATACATGGTTCCCACCAACATCATCCCATTCTGGTTCCTGGATTCTATCCTTGCCATCTATTTGTACTGATTTAATCAAGTTACTACTGTGCATCCAACCTACGTCAAACAACATCTTCTTTAATATTTTCTGTGGTGTGTCAATCTGTGTTTTCAGACAATTGACCAATCCTTCTCTCCAATTTGTAAAGCTGGATTTGTGGTTACCACTGCGAACGCATGGTGCTGCAATCAAACTGTGTGAGTTCttaaaaatggaagaaagagtCCTTGAGTAACGCAAGTCATCAGTTCTGAGGTCCAATGAGCTTAGCTTAGTGTCATTGcattcttgaagttcttgaagacgAAAGTAGTTTATTTTTTCACCCTTCGGAGAAGGAATTACATTCGGAGGATTTGCAAGTGTGTGGGATATAGAGTCACAAGAATTCATTGAACCAAGCATGCAATTACTGAACTCATCATCCAAGAACTGCCAGCCCTGGACTTGTGAAGCCCTACCATTTACACCTTCCAGCATGAAAGAATCTTCAGTGTGCTGATGTGCCCCGCACCCGTTTGAGCTGTCATAGGGGGAGTCTTCACAGATATTTGCATGAAAATTCTCAATCCCACCTTTATTGAACTCAATTTCTTCTTGAGGAATGTAAGATGTTATTAATGCAGGGGTTGCAGTCTCTTGTTTTGCCTCAAATTGGATTTCTGGATCCAAAGCCATTGTATCAGTTTTCCCATGGCCAATCTTGGCATATGGAGGGTCCTCCTCATCGTCTGCATTTTGAGGGCTGAAAGCTGATTGTTCAATGCAATTAGGCCTTGGGAACTCCAAGCAGCAAGTCTTAACTTGTTGAATGAGGTTGGGGTCTTCTGAAACCTTAAAGACAAACACGATTACAGTATAATGCAATGAGTTTCAGCCATTACAACTGAAATGAAGTGGTAGAAATGAACCGTAAAATTACCAGATCAGTTACCCCCAGCTCGATCACACCGCCTAGAAATGGAAAGCATACCACAGTCTGCAAACCAAAAACAGAAGCTACTTATGATGGTGTTTTCATCGAATGCTCACGGTGATTAAAACAATCTGGAAGCCAGCTCATCAGCCAGGTAGCATCAGATTTGGCCACATCATTGGTCCCTTTGTCCAAATCCCCTGGGttgaaattttaattaattgaagaaaaatatgaGATATTAGGTGTTATGTACTTATGTTACCACAAGACTAGTGATATAGAACTGTGTTTACTTGACATCACTAAGTGATACAATGTCAAATAACTGGTCACATTTGGAGCCCTCAGTCTGGGCCAACTATCCCCTTTGATAATCAATCTAGGAATATGAGGGTACCATCAATAGCAGCATTGACTTTTCTGGGGTTACAAGCATCTCCTTAGGACCCTTGACCATAAAGTTCTGTCATAATTCAatgcaaaagaagaaaaggggtcTTGATACCTGGATAGCTGCACTCTAAGGTTGATGATTGATTTGAGTCCAGCCattgaacaaaagaaagaaacagagaaaatGAAAGTCAGCTTATCTGCCAATGTCTATATAGGATTTTCATCAGATTTAAGATCTCTGCAAGGAATAGTAGTAACCTTTGCTAGCAGAGAGCGTGTAAATACTTTGCTATCTGCATCAGGAGCCCTGCACAACCAGATGGTTTGATCATTTTCGAATGCTCTTCCAGGCAACCTGGGCACCAACAACGAGTGAGAATTTTGTTTAGCTGCATCTTATTGACCATGAACCAACAGAAACAGGACAAAACAATCTTTAGATATACAAATATACTCCAAACACAGTTTTAAAATGATCTCTTGAGAGGGGAAATTGACCCCAACAGTGTTACTATCACTAATTTGAAATTAGTCAAGTTCAATACCCAAGTTCTGATTCTGGAGAAGTTAAAATGCTGGTAATGATGAGAAAATTGCAGCTTCAATCATCCTATTGAATGCATTTAAACATTCTAACTGAAAATTATTACAACAGATTTAAGGCTGTAGGTGGCCAGAACAGCAGGAAGAATTAAACAACAAGAACTAAAACAAGTACCCTTGTCCACAGTTGAACTGAAAGGACATGCAAACCAAGTAAAACCACTCTGCATCAGTGAGATCTTCAGGAGACAATGCTGCTGAAGGCCTCCGAGCTTGTGTGTTGGTGTCAGCTGCTGATAGTGACTCATACAGCTCTCTTAACTGCTCACTCCTTTGCAGTCCCATTTGGTCAGCATTTAACTCCATGGGTTGCAATGTTTTCCTGGTCTTTATGTCTCCATTGTAGTACCCATCTCTCCATTCCAACACCCTAAAACCCCAGAAAAGAGCAAGTAAAAGAATTTAGAACTATGTAAATCTATCTCCATTCATGATTAGCAAGGCACAAGCATTTCATGCATCTTCATATCAGTTTCATGCTCTGAAGTAACAGAGGATAGTGAATCAAAAGCTCACACCTCGGAAATGGGTTGCAAATCTGAAGCTATCAATTTTATGGGCTGAAACTGGAACCACACTAAAGCCAGATTTCTCCAATTATGCAAGGAAGAGTTATCTCACACTAGATATTAAGTAAAGTAAATCTAATTTAGCATCAAACAGGAAACAGAATAAAAAAGCAAGAGgcacaatttttttcttattttgggggaggggggttcTTGATGGATTCCAAGTAGAAGGAATCCAGATACAGTAATAacattaatattttaattacaACATTCACTATGGTGTTTAATAATTCAACAACTTTGCCAAAAAAAGGGTTGATCTTGAAGACAAACCATTAACAGTAAATTTCCCAGTTGAGAAAACACATTATCCTTGAGACCCAAACAAATGTTAGCCATTATATATCGCTTCTCTACTGTTAAGCAGACCCAGTTGCAGGAAACTAATTAAGAAGGCAGAGCAAAAAGGTTcctaataaagagaaaaaaaaaaaaagaggaggaagactTTGAATATCAATACCCTTCAGTTGAGATAGACCAGAAGATCGCATAGCTCCATTGAATGCTCCTAACAGCAAAAGCTAGCTGTTTTCTCAAGTGATTTTCTGGTACTCCCTCCTGGTTTTGGAGCCCAGTTGCCATCGCCCAGCACATAACCTTGAAGTCTCACTGAAAGAAGAGTAGAAGACACAAGCTCCCCCAAACTCAAGCAAGTAATAAAGGCGGGTTTTTGTAGTGGGTTTCTGGcttttctttgattctcaaCCCACAAAAAAGAGAACTCAGAAATAATAATTATCTTGGGTTTGTAAGAGAGAAAATATCAGATAAAGGAATGACCAGATGACAGCTTTCTATCTTAGGTTTGTGGACAAGGTGGTGGGGCAGTTCGAAATCATGAAACAAGTAACCCCAACAGATTTATGCCAAGCATTCCAGGTTTTGGAACTATGAAAACCAAGACCACCATTTAACTAGCTTCAGAGTAAAGAGTAGGAGCAAGAACAACGGAAAGCAGAGAAAAAGGTGAGTAGGTGACTCTGGTTCTTTGAAACTCCTCCATTGTTTTGGAGAGTAACAGAAACCACAAAAGCagatttttacaaaaaaataatgaaaggtAGTCTTGAATGAACAGGAAAGGAATCCGTACAAATGGTTCACTCCTTTGAGATTGCTTCTTATCATTCGTTCTTAACAGCTATAGCCCAGCTGTTTGAAACCCAAGAAGCAAAGGGTCCTTTACTCCTTTTTATTGTGGTTACTGGTGAGAGAGGGCATTGAAAAGTCTACAATGAGCAGCTTCACAGTAACTTTTTTCGTTTGGGAGCTCATAAAGACTAAATTCAACTTATATACATAAAgattgtgattttcttcttcactaAAAAGATATTGAAACAATTGAATTAGAGATTtagaggaaaaggagaaaaaaaggggaaaataaaaCATTGCTCATAATAAAATCTCCGTTTCCACTTTTCTGGGAAGTGGGTCTTTATTATTCCACCACAAGAACCAGTCTTTAATGGCACAGAGCTCAAAAACCAAATGCTTCCCTTTCAGAAAAGACGGCTAGGAAAAGGGGATCTATAGCATTTCATCCTGATTTTGGAATCTGAAACGTAACTCAACAAATCaaaattaggggaaaaaatgaaaaagatagaaaagaatAAGAACAGGAAGGGTAGATAGATCAGAGAATGCAATCTTATCAGTGAAATCCACTGAAGATGAGTTGAGAGCTTGTGACTGCTTTCAAGTATCAAAAGATTCTTTGAGAGTGTCACAGAGAAAGCAGAGAGAGGTCCACCCTCCACACTCCACAGGGAACGTGTTTTGTAGTTTCAAAGGTCCACATGAAGGATTTTGAGCAAAAAAGATGGCAGAGTTGTACGGCCAACGTATGATTGGACCTGCagagctgttttttttttttttttttttttttttttaaatttatttacgTTGGGTCGATGATTGAAGGTTGATAAAGAGGAAGGAAACAAAacgaaaaagaaagaggaaaaagccatcaaataatataaataaaccAAAACTAATATGCGAAAGACAAAAGGGGGAGGGCCACTGGTTCTTTTAGATGATCTCTCTTTGTTCCTTTCTGCATGAAGCCATGAGATGATACAACCACTCTCATTCCTTTGCAAATAAAATATTACTGTAATCTCTCCATTTTACATAGCTCAGCCCAGCTggaattggtttgatttgattggtTCATTTTCAATTTAAATCAGGATTTAAAAGTGTGATAAGATAAGGGATTCGGGTTGATCTGTTGGGAGTGTGATATGTTGTATTTATTTGCTCGTATACGTAGGTAATATGGGTATATCAATAAATTATCTGTATAGTGTTCCGTTATCTATTTGTGGGAGGattctttttttgtaaatatttgaGAGAGGTGTAAGGATGGGCAGTTGTAAATTATAACCATATTTTCCGTTAATAGTGAAATAAATCTCATCTCATTGTGGATGTAGAAAATCTTGTCAAAAATTGTGTAAATATTTGTATGCGATTGTATGATTGTTAAACCCCGAATAAGCCGAATATAGGGTTCTGAAGATTGATTCCAACCGCCAaaagatttgaattttgatcctGGGTTCTTAAACCCCGACTCTAACACATTTTTCAAGACAAAAGTTGCTCATTCACATTATCCTTTACGACAACTATATCCCCTTATCAATGAAGACATTTAGGATTAGGactttaggctgtgtttggtaacatttctgttttagaaacaacgtttcatgtaaaaaatgaaaatttcaatttctgtgtcaaaatgcatcttttattttgggaatgaaattggaacgacagaactaccttttgtcgttccgtcaattctTATTTCTccagtttttttttccaaaaaaaaaaaaagaaaagaaaacccacTATTAATGCACCGAGcactttatttcattttttccttccatGGGAatgaaaaaaccccaaaaatgcTTTTTTGAAACATTAATCAAAAGCAGCCTTAGTGTCTTGAAGCTTGACTACCCAAAAAGtgcaaaaaaggaaagaagaaaaggatcta
This window encodes:
- the LOC122080660 gene encoding transcription factor EGL1-like; protein product: MCWAMATGLQNQEGVPENHLRKQLAFAVRSIQWSYAIFWSISTEGVLEWRDGYYNGDIKTRKTLQPMELNADQMGLQRSEQLRELYESLSAADTNTQARRPSAALSPEDLTDAEWFYLVCMSFQFNCGQGLPGRAFENDQTIWLCRAPDADSKVFTRSLLAKSAAIQTVVCFPFLGGVIELGVTDLVSEDPNLIQQVKTCCLEFPRPNCIEQSAFSPQNADDEEDPPYAKIGHGKTDTMALDPEIQFEAKQETATPALITSYIPQEEIEFNKGGIENFHANICEDSPYDSSNGCGAHQHTEDSFMLEGVNGRASQVQGWQFLDDEFSNCMLGSMNSCDSISHTLANPPNVIPSPKGEKINYFRLQELQECNDTKLSSLDLRTDDLRYSRTLSSIFKNSHSLIAAPCVRSGNHKSSFTNWREGLVNCLKTQIDTPQKILKKMLFDVGWMHSSNLIKSVQIDGKDRIQEPEWDDVGGNHVLSERRRRGKLKEKFHILKSLVPSVGKVDKASILGDTIDYLKELERRVEELESCRELAEYEARERRKHPDIAERTSDNYVHRDIANERKTAINKRKASDIDETEVELDWASSKDGLAANLTVVMNEKEVLIDIRCSWRESLLLHIIDAISNLNLDVQMVQSSTVDGILILSIKSEFRGVAVASAGMIKQSLQRVIGKH